A single genomic interval of Fibrobacterota bacterium harbors:
- a CDS encoding cellulase family glycosylhydrolase, translating into MVLLPAALIWSQNSNRLIFRQKPVFLNGVNVPWNAFGTDVGRHPTWGALYDANFFDSVFTAVAAAGGNSVRWWVHCDGRSSPEFDGQGMVTGLDSEFIPQFQAILDAAERHGILVMPSLWSFDLAKDFTASAGPYAGMHIQLVTDTAHTRSYIEKVLTPLAQRFGTHPALVAWEICNEPEWMLDNDGSTPQRATTRQLQAWTGKLAAAIHRAAPQALVTTGSASLKWDWDNPTGMERNLWSDSALFAATGDSLSKLDFYQVHYYSWMRGSGWTYSPFDKKATAWKLNKPVLIGEFPGNGESGYRTETQFYQGAVDSGYAGAMAWSYSGVDQYGSWADIRPGLQAAANALGISAIRTNPASGRGARISFPGLFPDYPRAISAEGTPFRFDGKRIPGRPERIGANPP; encoded by the coding sequence ATGGTCTTATTGCCCGCTGCCCTGATCTGGTCGCAAAACTCTAACCGCCTCATCTTCCGTCAGAAACCGGTTTTCCTCAACGGCGTCAACGTTCCTTGGAATGCCTTCGGCACCGATGTAGGCCGCCACCCCACGTGGGGCGCGCTCTACGATGCGAACTTCTTCGATAGCGTTTTCACCGCGGTGGCCGCGGCCGGCGGCAATTCGGTGCGCTGGTGGGTCCATTGCGACGGCCGTTCCTCGCCCGAGTTCGACGGGCAAGGTATGGTCACCGGGCTCGATTCCGAATTCATCCCGCAATTCCAGGCCATCCTCGACGCGGCGGAGCGGCATGGCATTCTGGTGATGCCCTCGCTTTGGTCCTTCGATTTGGCGAAGGATTTCACGGCTTCGGCCGGACCCTACGCGGGCATGCACATCCAGCTGGTTACCGATACGGCGCATACGCGTTCCTATATCGAAAAGGTGCTGACGCCCTTGGCCCAACGTTTCGGGACGCATCCGGCTCTGGTCGCCTGGGAAATCTGCAATGAGCCGGAGTGGATGCTCGACAACGACGGCAGCACGCCGCAAAGGGCTACCACCCGGCAGTTACAAGCCTGGACCGGCAAGCTCGCGGCCGCCATCCACCGCGCGGCGCCGCAGGCGTTGGTCACCACGGGATCGGCGAGCCTGAAATGGGACTGGGACAATCCCACCGGCATGGAAAGGAATTTATGGAGCGACAGCGCCTTGTTCGCCGCGACCGGGGATTCGCTTTCCAAGTTGGACTTCTACCAGGTCCACTACTATTCCTGGATGCGGGGGTCGGGCTGGACCTATAGCCCTTTCGACAAGAAGGCCACGGCCTGGAAATTGAACAAGCCCGTCTTGATAGGGGAGTTCCCCGGCAACGGCGAATCGGGGTATCGGACCGAGACGCAATTCTATCAAGGGGCGGTGGACTCCGGCTATGCGGGAGCCATGGCCTGGTCCTACTCCGGCGTGGATCAATACGGATCCTGGGCCGATATCCGCCCCGGACTGCAGGCGGCGGCGAACGCCTTGGGCATTTCCGCTATTCGCACGAACCCCGCGTCGGGCCGTGGAGCGCGGATTTCCTTTCCCGGCTTGTTCCCGGACTACCCGCGGGCCATATCCGCGGAAGGGACGCCTTTCCGTTTCGACGGCAAACGGATTCCGGGAAGGCCGGAGCGAATCGGCGCGAACCCGCCCTGA
- a CDS encoding RICIN domain-containing protein, giving the protein MKNRRTAWRKPIFAGLAALASVAAQAGNVLTVTSSGDGLSGPGCTLRMAVTAANTGSRNACGQGTGNNDIVQLGGPGATNIILAPNLGAIAVTGSMTIQGNYQGAHPDYATVTISTTGGALLQVPGSMSKDVTLTMKWLRLTGAHGNSGSGGCLGVNRAAAGNMNTTNLTTVQIDHCSAWSGGAVYAAGELDVTSSSFHDNHASFGGAVTMDGSGGASAGGGFTLVAKSTTFSANAADQNGGSGLGGAVYIMGGTDRYLNDFANISATGSTFSGNRAPNGGGIYSAFGHIVVDGTTFDSNSATVDGGGFYIKGGGGVFMHNSTFGKNSATRNGGGIYHDGNAGYWEASYITVAQNSAGNCGGGLYEAANGGGTKNEGDNIYAYNTAAQGADLWGDFTYWVGPDIVLAYAGTPPSNFLNIDPQLAKFQSVNGLPKVYPLLPGSVAIDGGSGGVPYDQRGGCRPLGSGYDLGAFEYDSASTYLLVSVNSGMALDDPGSSHTAGQQMEQWTVNDGSNQAWSINLQQRNRLGGILRLVNQASGQTLGVRGGSTASGAAVEQNVWTGGDYQQWAWFPSTPDYLILNNARSGQALDVIGASTSAGALIDQWPQNGGANQKWSVLVRPAARCYNSPY; this is encoded by the coding sequence ACACCGGCTCGCGGAACGCTTGCGGTCAAGGGACCGGAAATAACGACATCGTCCAACTCGGCGGTCCGGGCGCCACCAATATCATCCTCGCCCCAAATCTCGGAGCGATCGCCGTGACCGGCTCGATGACGATCCAGGGGAATTATCAAGGCGCCCACCCCGACTACGCCACGGTCACGATCAGCACCACCGGAGGGGCGCTCCTCCAGGTGCCGGGATCGATGTCGAAGGACGTGACGCTCACGATGAAGTGGCTGCGGCTTACCGGAGCCCATGGTAACAGCGGTTCCGGAGGTTGCCTGGGCGTGAATAGGGCGGCGGCGGGCAACATGAATACGACCAACCTAACGACGGTGCAGATCGACCACTGTAGCGCCTGGTCGGGGGGAGCCGTCTATGCGGCGGGAGAATTGGATGTAACCTCCAGCTCGTTCCACGATAATCATGCCAGTTTCGGCGGCGCGGTAACCATGGACGGCAGCGGCGGCGCCAGCGCTGGCGGCGGCTTTACCTTGGTCGCCAAAAGCACCACTTTCTCAGCTAATGCAGCCGACCAAAACGGCGGTTCAGGCCTGGGCGGGGCCGTTTATATCATGGGCGGTACTGACCGGTACTTGAATGATTTCGCGAACATCTCCGCTACGGGCTCTACGTTTTCCGGCAACCGGGCGCCCAATGGCGGCGGCATCTATAGCGCCTTCGGCCATATCGTAGTGGACGGCACTACCTTCGACTCGAATTCGGCGACCGTCGATGGCGGCGGATTCTACATCAAAGGCGGCGGGGGAGTCTTCATGCACAATTCAACCTTCGGCAAGAACTCCGCTACCCGCAATGGGGGCGGTATTTACCATGACGGCAATGCCGGCTATTGGGAAGCCAGCTACATCACCGTCGCGCAGAACTCCGCGGGAAATTGCGGCGGCGGACTTTACGAAGCCGCCAATGGCGGCGGCACCAAGAATGAGGGCGATAACATTTACGCTTATAACACGGCGGCCCAGGGAGCGGACCTATGGGGCGATTTCACCTACTGGGTCGGCCCGGACATCGTTCTCGCATACGCCGGCACGCCACCCTCGAACTTCCTGAATATCGACCCGCAGCTCGCGAAATTCCAGTCGGTCAACGGGCTTCCTAAGGTCTATCCGCTTCTGCCGGGCAGCGTTGCCATCGACGGAGGAAGCGGAGGAGTACCCTATGATCAAAGAGGCGGCTGCCGCCCCCTCGGTTCCGGGTACGATCTCGGCGCATTCGAGTACGATTCCGCTTCGACGTATCTGCTCGTGAGCGTCAACAGCGGGATGGCGCTGGACGATCCGGGTTCTTCGCATACGGCGGGCCAGCAAATGGAACAATGGACGGTGAACGATGGCTCGAACCAGGCGTGGTCGATCAATCTCCAGCAGAGGAACCGTTTGGGCGGCATTCTGCGCTTGGTGAACCAGGCGAGCGGGCAGACGCTAGGCGTGCGGGGAGGCTCCACGGCATCCGGCGCCGCGGTTGAGCAGAACGTATGGACGGGCGGGGACTACCAGCAGTGGGCCTGGTTCCCGAGTACACCGGACTACCTTATCCTGAATAACGCCCGCAGCGGACAGGCGTTGGACGTCATCGGCGCTTCGACCAGCGCCGGGGCGCTGATTGACCAGTGGCCCCAGAACGGCGGAGCGAACCAGAAATGGTCGGTCTTGGTGCGCCCTGCGGCGCGCTGTTACAACTCTCCCTACTGA